The DNA window GGGGAATCTGTAAGTTATCGCGTTATTCTTGTGAGAACTTTTAAATTGCTAGAATATATAAAAGAgaactgattttttttgtatgctAAGCAATAACTATTTGTTTAAAGTTACATttgaaatgcttaacaaaaacaagcaaaaattgtttgaaatttcgTTAACATTGATATTGAGAAACTAAGTTCTTCTACTTATGTAAATTCGTATTCAATGTCTCAGCTATTTCTATGTGTTCGCGTGATTTGGCTCTTCTCGTGTTGTTTGGGGATACCCAAATATCAAgatttttccgatttttgtTAACTCTCTTCGATGGTgaatgtattatttttcaataaagtaTGAAACAATCATAATgaaaatttcttttgttttgcagtttaaatttaaaaaagaatttaacaaCGTCCACACAAGTATTCGATCCGGCCAATAAAGACCAAGGAATTCGTGAATATGAGCAGAATGGCGTGGCGGTCTTTATCACGTGACTAAGATGCACGGCCACATTATTGGCAATAAGAAAAGTGATGAATGGATGGACAGAGAGAGTGGACCAAATCGTGACCCATTACGTCCAAAAGCAAAAATAACCTCatacattttcatgaaataCTCTTTTCCATATTGTGAGTGATATATCttgttatttatataatgtacagCTACTTTGTGcgtgttttattaaatattttatatatgggcatttactgtatatattgacatttttatagactgtatttatttttatttgtgatgattattaaaatttaaaaattgaattgaataatgtttttttttactttgttacTTAATTGTAAAATCCATTTTCTCTAAAACAATTTTGTGATACTAATACAAAGCATTAAGCATTTTACGACTTCAAATGTGAGTTTACTTAGTTAATTTTGTATGGAAGTCTTAAATACGTTCTCGCGAATTAACAAAGATTGTAGcgttttcatgaaaataaagattttcataaaataagaatttaacTATAATAGATCactaagaaaatataaattgtgaatCTACGAAATGCATGGAGCATCGCCAATAATATGGttctttatttaaagaaaaataaaacaaagcttATTGTTAGGGCGATAGTCGGTGGGGTTTTCTTAGAGTACTATGATTGATCTGTCAATGCCTCGGGATGATTTTGAACAAGTGTCTCCTGTCACCTATAACGCTCAAACAACAATAAACCTATAATCTGACATTCTTTATGTGTTACCTATGCATTGGTATAAGGAGATCTCGAACATATAATTCTGACTTAGCAGAACAGAGAGCACCTCGGATAGAGGTCATTGCCCAGTTGTCCGCGCTATGTTGAAACTATCTCTTGCGGTGGTACTCACTTTATTCCTGTTCGGAATAGCGAGAGTGTCTCCTCAGCAAAGTAGTTCCGACTTGTTACTGACCCTGGCGGTGGGGGGTCTGGCGGGATGGGCGCTGAGTAAACATGTCCAACGAAACCGGAGACAGGACGCCATTAACGAACATCTGCTGTCGCGGGCGGCACGACCCGCTGTTCCCATGGTTCCAGGTGGATGGCAGGACCCGTATTACAATGATTTCAGCGGCGGATCTGGCTTTGAAGACTTCCATTCTGGAGACTTCAACTCTGGTTTCCATGATCGCAGACGACAGAGAGACTTTTCTGCTGGGTGTAAGTTGCATTACCATTAGATTGGTATTCCTGCATGTCTGTCATAGCTCCATTTAATTATAGTGTGTTACGGaatcattattatatatcagtgtatctttaaagaatttaaaggttttatggtcaaaacattacctatatatcagatatatttACGGTCccaaattttagatataatcTTTATCTTTAAGGAAATTGATATACTAGCCATAAACATTCAGCCCTCTTAATTCGTTctttagaaaatatatatactaatacGCCCAATTCAgatacatataccggtataccGGCATCTTTTTTTGGCAGGGTAGCCCATGACAGAATTCTATGCCCTCGGAGTGGTGTTGGCGTAAGGCATGTACGTAGGCCTACATTGTATATatgaacattgttttaaaataagttgTAGAATTATAGactttaataaaaattgtaattgatgaaatttatcATACGTGTGGATAGAAACATCGATGAAGACATGCAATTTGCGgatccatattttttttcctggGGCTTCAAGTGATAATTATATTGTTTGCCAGAAGGGTTCTAAGtcttattttcggtaattttattatgtgaatttttaattatttactgaTTTTGTCAGAAATTTCCAGGACTGTACCTTCCTTTCTCTTTAGATTTGCACGTGAGGACCATCCTTCATTTATTCAGTAATGAATTcgaaatatatattcatattaagGATATTTTTAATCccttttgatttaaatatatacggacttatttatttttttaataacaaatttataaatctATATCAGTTgcgttgagagagagagagagagctattAACAATCGATACCGAGATCAGCacagaagaagaagaagaaagagagggagagggagagtctattttaactttttacgCTGGGAGTAACTTTATTAAAAAGCTTTCGCATTGCTTacactttgtttgttaaaaaagtatttttgtctAAACGCCGAACATGTATATTAAAGACGAACATTTACCAAGAATAGTGCAATTTGACGACCGTAACATACGAATAATTATTGGAGCAACCTATCAAATGATTTCGCAAGTTGTCAACAACGCCGTCCGAATGTCCTAGTTCCTAATCTAAACGCAATGTTAACGGTGGTCGGTGGAAATAACAGGTATAAACATTCTGACCAATCAAGTTAAAAgtattgaaatttatttgtcaaattaTTGTATCGAGAAATGataatgatatttcaatttatcaatttagtGCGAGAAGTTAATGAATTTTGGTTATTATATAGGCCTAATCTTGCAGTGATGATTAAAAGACACTGAATTTagtttatttcagaaaatgtgGATATAATCAtcaatgtttcttattaagtTTTACAcagtttatcataattttttttcagtcattaCTTTATTTGTTAATCTTATCAACTAAAAATTATCTTTGTGTACTAGCTATATATATAGCTGTGAAACCGCTAATTAGAATAATTAgtagattttatttcataaagtatGTCGAAGGACAACAAATCCATCAGGAAGTTCATTTACTGGCCGAACTTTGAACTCAGTGAAGATGGCAGTAACATTGAAGTAGGGACAGGAGCAGGGCTTGACGTCAAAGTGACCATCAGTAACAGTCTAGTCCAATGTGTGGGGCAGCCCCTATCAGAAAAATGTCGCTGGTTCAAAATGAACATCAAATATCTAGCTACAGGTCtacttttcttttttgtatatttttcagTTATCATTTAATAGTAAACCATGTGaagaaacttttaatttttaacaaaagaattggaatattatatatatgatacttttatgaatttaaagCTTTACTATATTCTTAGGAAATTGTATAATCATACATATTATTACTATTTTCttatatcataatataaaaaacataacatcaaaccaaaaaaaatatttctccttctACATCAGGTTCATTTATAATGTTTGGATTGAACCCCGGGTGTTTGACTGGGATCCCGGAGTGGGACAGATACAAGTCTGTGAGATATGTCAGTGACACGGGCGGGGTTCTGAGTCAGGGGGTTGGAGAGAACACCCATGTCAAGTACGGTGTAGGTAAGGAAACgtcatttcattcattcatccTTTTCATGCATTTCTGCACGTAAGGCAGTAAGGAAACGTACTGGTACatctttatttttagatttaaagTGTAAATATCTGTACACTTGTAAATGCAATGTTTATTTCCTTGCATGAGGTCATTGCTGGTTAACATACAATATTGGAAAATCTCCTAAAAATGAGTTCCATATAAGGCACATGCATTTATAACTTTAGATATGTATTCTCTATTCTGTCACAAGTTTCTGCTTTCACCACCTTTTGCTTGATATTCTGATAATCTAGCTCTAATACTTTTGTGCCAAAATTACATTCAtctatttaataataataaaaaaattacagattaTCTATTTCGGAATGCCCCCTCTACTTCCTCAGGGTTCAATGCTTAATAACCAAATATAAAAAGTCTACAGAGAATTtgcattgcaaaaaaaattctttaaagtaCCCGaatgataacattgaaaaactGTTCAAGATATTCAGGGTGACTTAaatccaaatggagaaaagatgttaaCTTTACCCTATGTAGTAATCTCCCTGAGAAATCTGTTTGTGTTCCTATGAAATTGttttgagtgaaaaatgataataaatttgtcaatgaagattttttttggatttttttcccaATTTCAATTGGACTTTTTTCACGGTATgattattttgatttgaaaaaattgtccaaatgtgATGGAAACAATAACTTTGGAAAGACTATAGATTACTCTTTAATATCCCTCAAAATTTATTTCAGCAACTACTGTAGTCTAATATCATTCAATAGTCTATATATTTTTGCAGCtatttgaataaatgaatatcaCCATCACTGAACTCTTTAAGTGTATTGGAATTATTCTTTATCTATATAAATTATGTATTTGCAATGTAATTAAGTGATCAACATATTtgacttaattttattataatttttaataccCATGGACAGAGCATGCATGGATTATTCTTTTATGGTAAAGGTTTTATTGTGCCATATTTGAAaccaaacacatttttaaaatgttattaatgtttttaattccTAAATTTCTggagttttttttgtttttgaaaaaaaaaaatctattaataTTCTTTAATAGATAACATGTTCCTTAAATATTTCCCTttcaaaagtttttgttttaaagccAGACACAATTTCCATTAATATCGTACAAATATTAAGAATCCTTCTAGCTATAATCAATGAAATCTTGCTACGGGAATTAGATCTCTAACTGTAGTAAGCAACTAAGAATACTTCAAAAAAATTTGAGTGGGAGAAGAAAGATTACAAGATTATTGTGGATTGTAgactttaaaactttaatccAAACATTTGAAAATAGTTTTCTTCTTAAATATATTTGTTCTTCAGAATATTTGATGTAACATACAGATGCTAATATGAGCCAGCTAGTCACAAATAATACATCCACAGATTCACTGTACTTGctcatgtataaatatatatattttttctatacatATTAAAAACCTACACAGTTATTGCATCtcaaaatttttttgttattttaggTGATGAAATTGTGTGCTACGTGGAGAAGTTTTTCAAAGACAAGTGCCTGGTCAACTTTTTCACCAATGGGAAGCTAGTGTATCGACACTGGGGCCACATGGACAAGGAGAATGTGTATGCCACCGTTGGAGTCAAGTTTGGTCCTGCTCACCTCATAGTCCAATGGCCCAAGCCAGGAGACTTCAAAATTGATATAGTAtgtttaaaaggtttttttttacatttcagaCTTAAATCTGTGAATTAGTTAAATACCATCTTCGCAGGCTTGGGGTTTTCAGTCCAAATCGCTCCCCATAAATATTTGGGAGAGGAGTTAACTGAAAACTCTGGGCTTGTGAAGATGGTTAAATTCATTCAATAACTAGCTATCATGTAATATGAGTCAAATGccttgtttaaaatcaaaagtggTTTTATTAGATCTTGAAGAACTAATCTAAACCAAAATCTTTTTCACAATCCTCATAGTACATGCATTACATTACATACTACATTGCAATATACCATGTTATTAGTTATTAGAAAAGTTATCAAAGATCAAtatgtgttttaattttgacaGCTATCTCTAGAGAATTGGATATGTCAGAGAGCTTCAATTACCACTAAAGATGACACAAAAACCATGGAACTGACTAATTTGGTCGGTAAAAAGTCCTGTTACTCGGCCCAGGGCCCAAGACCTTTAAGTAAAAGTAAGCATATAAACTATTGAGTACAAGagtttcttttaattaatatcaatacCGGTATATGTAATACCCTAATAAACAATGCTAAAATCTTCAACTCAGAGCacattttatgtataaaatacatgcatgcacaaaAAGATATCTCATTCATGTTTAGGTTGATTTACAGAAAAGTATATCCTCAGACAATTTCTATCCATTTACTACATTTCTCTGAATTTAAGTACCTGTCCATCTTTCAAAAGAACCTGATTTTCATGCACCAGATTATATTTGTGGGTACATTGACATGATaggtggtatttttttttacattgtcaTCAAAACAGATTCCAGCTActttgaaatcaaaatacagAATCAGAAGTCGGTGTGCCCAGCTATTGGCCTGACCACTGCTCTCCTGTCGACAGGGATGTTCTACGCATGTGGATGGGGGGACGAGGACGGCAAACCTACATATGGTTACCATGGAGAAGACGGCTGTATTAAAAAGAATATGTTTGACGGTacactttgtttatttttaaatttgtttttcagtttaaatctatattctttataaaactgttaattaaatttaaaaaagaaaaatatatgcgtcatttttttacaatattttaccaCTTTCAGATAGGGATGTtttgcaaaaaagaaaattacaaaaaaaatattatgaactcagcattaaaattatacatatagTACTATATTTTATAACTTTGATTCTGTTATTTTATAGGGTATGTTGCTCAGAATGATGAATGGAAATGTGGAGTTGG is part of the Crassostrea angulata isolate pt1a10 chromosome 3, ASM2561291v2, whole genome shotgun sequence genome and encodes:
- the LOC128175523 gene encoding uncharacterized protein LOC128175523 translates to MLKLSLAVVLTLFLFGIARVSPQQSSSDLLLTLAVGGLAGWALSKHVQRNRRQDAINEHLLSRAARPAVPMVPGGWQDPYYNDFSGGSGFEDFHSGDFNSGFHDRRRQRDFSAGW